Within Deltaproteobacteria bacterium, the genomic segment TCAAGGTCGGAAGGGAGATCCTGTTTGGCTTGATCCACTTTGTCCTTGGTCTTTGGGAGTACATCGTCGATGTCCGTTCCGGCCACGAACTCGATGACGATGGAACTCCTGCCCTCGGTACTTGTGGAGCTGATTTTCTTGACCCCTTCAAGCCCCTTCAGCTTCTTCTCGATGGGAATGGTGATGGACTTCTCGATATCCTCCGGGGCCACACCGGGATATCTGGTGAAGACGAAAACATAGGGGATTGTGATATCCGGAGCCGATTCCCTGGGAAGGGACATGTAGGAAATCAGGCCGAAAACGGCGAGGACGGCGGCCAGGACGAGGACGGCGACCTTTTTTCTTACGGCGGTATCAGAGACGATCATAACTTCAGGATCTCCGAGAGATCATTCACGTTTTTGATGACTTCCAGCTTCTGACCTTCTTCGACCTGGCGGTGGCCTACCACGATGACCCTGTCCCCCGGCGACAAGCCGGAGAGTATCTGAACTTGCCAACCGGACAGTATTCCTGGTTTCACGGGTCTTTTCTCCGCCTTCCCCCTCTGCTCCACAAAGACAAACTGTTCGTCTCCCCGGGTGATCACCGCATAGAGGGGAACGATCAAAGCATCTTCGAAGACCTTTTTTACAAGTTCCACCTGGGCGAACATGCCGGGCAGAATCCGGCCGTCCGGATTGGCGACTTCCAATTTCAGGTCGTAGAGCCTGGCCAGGCTTCGTGGTTTTCGTGCCAAGAAAACCTTTTTCCCTTTGACCTTCAAGTCTCCCAGGGCCTTGATGATCACGTTGGCCTGTTTGAGATCGAATACGGCGGCCACGTCACTTTCCGGAACACCCACAGTAACCAAGACCCGGTTGAGTTGAAGGATCTGGGCGACCGGTTTTCCCGCTGCCACAAAATCGCCCCTCTCCACCTTGATATCGTTCAAAATACACGAGACCGGGGCCCGAACCCGGGTCCGATCGAGGGCCAGACGGGCCTCACTCAATTGGGCTTCCAGATCCTTTAGTCGGGCCTCGATGGTGTCCAGCTTGGCCTTGGAGGTGGCATGGCTCCTGGCAAGGGTCCTGTTTCGCTCATATTCCAGCTTGGCCAGCCTGTAATTGGCCTCCACACGCTCCAACCTGTTTTGGTAATCCCTGCTGTCCAGTTCAAGGAGGACCTGGCCTTTGGCCACCTTTCGGCCTTCCCTGGCCAGGATCCGAACCACCTGTCCGGATACCTGGGCCCGAACAAGCACCTCTTCTTCAGGTTCAATCTCAGCGGGCAGAGTTATCTTATCCTCCAGGCGTCTTGGACGCACGGTCAGGGTGATCACCTTGACGGGTGGAATCTCCTTTTTAATGGCCGCCTTCTTTTCCGCCTCCAGCCGGACCTTCTCTTCCTTGATCTCCCCGGCCATCCGGAAAAGGAAAATGCTGAGACCCACAACAATCAGCCAAGGGAATCCTCCCCAGAAAAGGCGGAGGATCCTGGCTTTTCTTTTCCCTGCTTTCTTTTCGTTATTATCATACATGATCGTTGACCCACCGACAGTTTCTCAATCCCCGAAAGGCGAGACCCAGGAGACGTTCAGCCCGCTCCGGATCGGACTTCTCGGGGTACATGTAATCCAGGTGAAGGCAGAAATCATTTACTCCCATTATCAGGGAGGAGACATCTTCCGGATCGGCCTCCCGAAACTCTCTGCGAGTGAGGCCTTCCAGGTATATGGCCTTTATGACTTCGTCCATTCGCCTATGAAACCTTTCCAGGTCATATCTCGGGTTCCCCTGGGGAAGCCCGAAGATGAGGGCATGAATAAATTTGAAAAACTCGGGATATTCCAAGAAGGCATCGTATATGTTTTTATATAGTTTCCGTAATTTCTCCGTAGCCGTGCCGGGGGTATCCAGGACTTCGGCTATCATCTCCTCCTGCCACCGCGCGGCATCGTCCAGGATCGCCCGGAAGAGACCCTCCTTGCTCTTGAAATAGTAATAAAGGACCGGTTTGGAGACCCCTGCCTCTTCAACGATTTCCCTGACCGAGGTGCCGCTGTATCCCTTCTGAGAAAAGAGCCTTACAGCGGCCTCCATCAGCTTGCGCTTCGAGGTCTCCTCACTGGGCACCTTCTTCGTGGATCTGTCATGCATGGAGATCATCCGACTCTTAACAGGTTGTTGAAAAACTACTGCGCTTGCTGATGCCGCGTATAAATTCGGCTCAAAATGCTCATTTACTAAATGTAAACTTTGTTTTTCGCCACATTCCGCCTTGCCTCTCCCGCCCTCGCTACGTTTTTCAACAGCTTACAGGAGAAGATGCCTCATTATACCAATTTTTCCTTGTAGTCAATACGAAATCTACCTACCGGTAGGTAAAAACAATTTTAAAATTTTTTGCCCCAAAAACGGGGTCATAGGTTTTCGAGTGAAACCCATGACCCCGTCCTTTAGATCCGCTGACGGTGCATCTCCGGTCATGTACCGATCAAGGGCTGCCTCCTTGCTGAAGGTAAAGCGCAAGGTTCCTTCGAGCCTTCTCTTCCATTTCCAGGAAGCGAATACCCATGCCCGGAGGCCCGGAGGTGGAATCGGTCCCGGGCCTTCGCACCCATACGACTTCACTCTTGATGATAAGGGCATCTTCCAACCCTGGGAGGTTGAGCTTCAGTTGGAAAGTGTCTCCCTCAGGAAGCGGGTGGTCCGTCTTGATGAATAGACCCTTTTGGTTGATATTGGCCGTATAGGCCCTGATAAAGGCCCCCTTGTCCTTGAACGTCAGCGAGAGGGTCCTGACCTGGC encodes:
- a CDS encoding efflux RND transporter permease subunit gives rise to the protein MIVSDTAVRKKVAVLVLAAVLAVFGLISYMSLPRESAPDITIPYVFVFTRYPGVAPEDIEKSITIPIEKKLKGLEGVKKISSTSTEGRSSIVIEFVAGTDIDDVLPKTKDKVDQAKQDLPSDL
- a CDS encoding efflux RND transporter periplasmic adaptor subunit; this translates as MYDNNEKKAGKRKARILRLFWGGFPWLIVVGLSIFLFRMAGEIKEEKVRLEAEKKAAIKKEIPPVKVITLTVRPRRLEDKITLPAEIEPEEEVLVRAQVSGQVVRILAREGRKVAKGQVLLELDSRDYQNRLERVEANYRLAKLEYERNRTLARSHATSKAKLDTIEARLKDLEAQLSEARLALDRTRVRAPVSCILNDIKVERGDFVAAGKPVAQILQLNRVLVTVGVPESDVAAVFDLKQANVIIKALGDLKVKGKKVFLARKPRSLARLYDLKLEVANPDGRILPGMFAQVELVKKVFEDALIVPLYAVITRGDEQFVFVEQRGKAEKRPVKPGILSGWQVQILSGLSPGDRVIVVGHRQVEEGQKLEVIKNVNDLSEILKL
- a CDS encoding TetR/AcrR family transcriptional regulator; its protein translation is MHDRSTKKVPSEETSKRKLMEAAVRLFSQKGYSGTSVREIVEEAGVSKPVLYYYFKSKEGLFRAILDDAARWQEEMIAEVLDTPGTATEKLRKLYKNIYDAFLEYPEFFKFIHALIFGLPQGNPRYDLERFHRRMDEVIKAIYLEGLTRREFREADPEDVSSLIMGVNDFCLHLDYMYPEKSDPERAERLLGLAFRGLRNCRWVNDHV